The genomic window GCGCCTCAGCGTCGGCGATACTCAGGTCAGGTACTCGTGGTCCCACTGTGAAAAATCAacctcatccactattaataggTTATGCAAAACTAaaagaaaatttgtccaaaatcaatcaaattgatttttttacccagtccTAATCacgtgtagactggtaacctgtcaccctgctgccacagtactgtggcaataagcatcacACATGCCGTGCGCCTATCTGATTATGGTAAAAGGCTAGGGTACCAGTTCCCGGAAGCTGGTTTGTGCCTATTCACACTTTTagtttcagcatgcaggcaaCCAACATGAAACATGGCGACTGTTTTGCCTCAGATGATGAATTTGCCcaggtttttgatgaatataaatcagccactgggacaatgttcagagtgcagaatttggatcgtttgattggttctgtggcaatagacatttcgtgccacagtacagtagccactgccaaaaaaaaaaaaaaaaaaacactgctgagCTCAGGGGTTCTGTATATCCCTGAGCTTGTTGATCAAGTCTAATCATCCCCTTGTAAATCCAGTGAAAACCATGCAGTGAAAGAgaccggggtgtgtgtgtgtgggggtgtgtgtgtgtgtgtgtgtgtgtgcgctccgtatctactgaaaactgaaagtgaaacttaatatgTTTCGAATGTCTGACTCGGCTCCTGTGCCTCTGGCATCTGTTGGTATCTgcatctgttgtcatgtttacctccacttattggcgccccagcctcagaataaagggttttgttttgggggtttttggaGCAGTGCTGTGAATTCAGCGGTGGCGTGGCGTAGCTGCTGAATGTAGGGGAACCCTACACACAGGTTCTGCTTGCAGCCACCCTGCTTAccgagtgtttgcattcttcacataggtttcatgtattcattcggtacaTCTCTATTTGACCGAAATGgtcatgtttgtttgtgtctctCCCATCAAATCTAAAATAAAGTCTTTTTCTTGGTTTTTCAACAGCTCTTGGACCGAGTCTTCCATTTTGGGTCCAAAATTCTAACTACACGTCACACTCATGaccatttatttttgttcttttaacaTGTGACAGATATTTACCATCATAGTGAATATCTTGTGTCTAACTTGAACACAGATGTTCTGTCTGATTCACAATAAGAGTTCACCTGATACCCAGTGGAAGTCATACGGAAAATTCATCTCAGTTTGTTAAATGTCCTCATATGTCCTGTCGATGACCTGTTCACTGGACAGCAAGAGAAGCCACAGTCATCCTCAAACTCCAGGTTTACATACCAAATACACTgacattttaataaaaatatatcaCACATATAACTGCAAGGTTGTCATActagtacatttttatttatatacttcTCTTCACTTCTTATCACTTTCTTTCAGCATGATTTCGATCATACACTACGAGTTTTATTATTTCTTAAACTCATTAAATTTCCATCTTTCAAAATACCTTGATTATCATCCAGTATAAGGTCATTAAACAAATACAGTCAAGGGTTATGATGGGGTCCATTTTAACAACAAACTCACTGAATTCTAGACAGACGTTAACATAAATGTTATGATAACTGGAATGAGATTAAATGAACATGAAATGAAAGTGTGTGTTCTATGTTCACTAGAATATCATTAAGTGAAGAGAATCCTTTCAGTAAATGACCCAGAAGTCTTGCAGATACAGTAGAAACACCCAGGATTACAGTTCATGGTGTATGACCATGTAAAACAGATGCTGACTTAGACTGTAGCGTTAGTGGTGGCGTCCTCCAAGAGCTCTTTGTAGTGTTCTGGGACTTCAGAGCTCTGAAAGAAAGTAGTGAAGCATGGAAATATTTTAGgagctttatttattcattttcttggaAAAAGTTAGAAGACAAGATTGAAATAACAGTTGTAGATGTGGATGCTTCtacgaaactgggttcattttgcttcctggcactttgccagcttttttagacccaataataaagagaaatttagacatatttccccccaggatatacctaatgatgacctcagataagtACAAGAAAAATTATACCCTTGttttgagccatcccaaaattaatgtattttcaataaaatattggagccaaaaataggaccaaaattgggacaggaaaagttacttaggtgtcagtgcatttgatctggctTGAAATGGTTTTAGATAcgactataaataaagatactgtgttaaatttgacgatcctagagttttttctaatctagacatgcaggtttttcatgaatctgcagtctcattccaggttttgcgtgtaacccatcgtgtccacattTAACTACAAATAATTTGagggattttgcaacagtggctaTTTTTGTGAAACCCTCTGCTTTGAAGAatcagtttgattcccaaaatgtacctgtgagaataaAACGATTTTCCAAAAAGTAGTAGCACGTAATTATCGTGTTCTTTTGATCATGTTAGATTTTTTTGTataaacaacaatataaaaatgtggtgtatctgaaaaatagtttttcctttatctcagtaaatatctaTTTGTAAAATAGACCCAGAGTGCTTTCAAActggcttcataacattagtctacatctggtttgaatttttagcccacatgtcctgtttttggggaccagtttcatagaagcacccagatgtgcATCAGGGAAATAATTAGGAATTCATGTCTAATGGCACTTTTTCAGTTGCACATTATCAACTATACTCACCTCTacaactgacagacagacagacaggtagacacaaacagacagacagctggACTCTTTACCTTGTTTTGTTCCTTTCCTCTCTTTCTCAGAGCTTTGATGCCCAAGACGACAGAGCTGATGGTGATACAAAGCTCCAGAACTGACAGGATGATCAGCACAATACAGATGCTTTTCCGGAGCATCTAGTCAAACACAAATACCAGAATCAACTTTAAAACCTTTGCATACATTGACTTTATCAGTTAGTGCATCATTTGTGGTTTACATCAAGTCATGAAAATATTTCTTATTGGTTTGTGTTTACAGATGCAACTCACTGTATCTtaataaaagaagaaagaaattgtGCAAGATTCtagaaatatttaaaatttttcaaTAAATATCTGTAGAATAATTTTCCACACATCAGGAATACACCTAGTTTAGAAAGGTGAGGTTTGGTTTCCTTACCATAATCAGATGTTGGCCTTCCTCACATTTCTTAATCATGATCTGTAGCTCAGGGGATTCAGTGGCCGTCATCCTGTAACGACTGCTGTATCCCCAGTAACGATTTGTCTCACATGATGAGTAGTAATACCACCATGATCTGTCAaggaaaatactgtagaatacaaTGGCTGTAATGGAGAAAGCTATTCCTATCAGATTCAGAATCACATTGAAGATGACCTGAAATAAAAGATACAAAACCATCACAGGCATTAAAACCACCCAGCAGAAGTGGACCTACAACTATAAAACATTTACATGGTACAATAattgtatgtatgtagtatgacTAGTAGGAAGAAAAGAATAACACAGACAAATAAATTTAACAAGTTCTCATCAGTTTATGGGCATGTTATAAATGAGCCTGTTATAAAACTGAACCACTCACCAGACATGGACTGGGGAACTTCTCTGACAAAATGCACATGATGCCAAAGAAAATGAActagaaaaaagatttaaatgaTAATTCCttcaaaaaacaaactgctgttaacacttttaaatgacaaatataaatacagaacACAATTAAAAAGGTGATGTCAGCTTCTTTACCAGACTTCCAAGCCAAAAGGGAAACACTGGACCCCAGAGGATGGTTCCAAAACCAATGTTCAGTATTCCAATCATGATCTGCAAAGCCTGTAAAAGAGAGAACATGCACTGTGACAACTGTTACTgtttacacaaatacaaacatacactgaataaactgtgaaaactgtgaaaaaactacacattttagagtagccttttattgtggccagtctaagacacacctgtgcactaatcctgctgtctaatcagcatcttgagaTGCCAcatctgtgaggtggatggattatctcagcagaggagaagtgctcactaacacagactATGTGGTGTTTGAGAGAAATAAGGCCTTGTGTGAACACagaaaaagtcttagatctttgagttcagctcatgaaaaatgtgtgtgtgtgtgtgtgtgtgtataaacatatataaatatataaatatataaatataaatatacggATTACCCATCTTACAATATATGATAATCagctatttattattgtttattataacTAACACTTTATTTTTACTGCTTTGCTACATGTTTCTACTTGTACTCTCCAATGTACAATCACCTGTCTTTTtcactgctgttttgtttttttgtttttttaaataggtATTGTGTTACtactctatctctctatctaatctaatccactTGATCACTGACAGGTGAAGTGGTGATGTTGTTGATTATCTTGTTCCAATGGGACATTAATGACTGACCCCCAGGACTGACTGAGACGTTCCCTGGAGCCTCCGAAGGGGCTGAGACACAGAGCAGCACACAGGGCTGTAGCAGAGACCCTTGAACATCTGACACAGTGGAGGACAAGCACtgttggggtcagaggtcaacgtGAAGACGGTGACCCCGTCTGCCTTCGCCATGGTCACAGACATCCTGTCAACTCCTGGAAACTGAAGGAAACAAGAGGATTTATGCACTGAAAAATGTGACAAGCTGATCTTACTTAATCAAATCTAAGAAACTGGCTGCACTCAGAACAGGGGATTAAACATGGTCATTATTTTAAGTTCAGTTTACTTCATATCTACTTGTTAAGTTCATTTAATTTACTTGAAATgatcaaatataataaaaatgtatgtttctAAGTGTAAACTACTTAAATGACTGAAGAAAGCACAACAAAGAATAATTAGTTTGCAAGGTAATTTTTATTCAAACAAAACACTGTAACAGCAGCACACATACATGTAAGCAGTACATGGGTAATTTTGTGCAGTTAGGCAAGAACAGAGGTAGAAAAGGAAGTGAAGGTAATAGAACATTTAAATAGTTTTAAAGTCACTTATAATGGATctctatttagttttttttttttttttttttttaaaagagtcTCTCATCATGAGAGATAAGAGAAAGGCCTTCTCCAAGGGAGAGGCTGAAAGCTTGAGGACAAGTAGGATTTCCAAACTAGAATGAGGAAGGCCACATCGCCTCGTGgtgtttcaaaatggccgctcCAAGAACAGGTGTTCTGATTACACCTTCAACCACATAGGTGGAAGAGTCGGGAGGTCACACTACTTGATGGAAAGCTTCCACCTTCACATGCAGTCCTGTAGCTGCTAGGAAGTCCAGTAGAGCTTTTACAGCGTAGTCCTGTCCCTGAGATGGGCTGGTAAGTGTTTTCAAATCAACAGCATCTCCAGGATTTGCCGCAACTCTTTCCCAAAGTTCCAAGCGCTGCATTTCATTCATCAGACACTCCAGTAGAACATACTTTACACTTTGATCCTGTTTGCAGTGCACACACAGCCCATCAGGATGGTCCCCCACTTTCACTAGATCACAGACAAGACCACAATGTCCTAATCTTAATCTAGTTAAAATTACCCCTGCTTTCCTGACATTTCCAGTGTGTACTTGTTCAGGATTGACATTTGGTTTGATAGAAATGTAATGGTGCCCTCTACTGTCCCTTTCCCACAGTTCCTGTCAGACAAAACACTTTTTAATAACTCACTTCCATTCAAGCACTTGTGGAATTATTTTGAAGCCAAGTCCCTTATTCAAGGCTCCTTGTCTGTCTTAGCTGCCATGTCTGCTGTTTCCTTGGCATACACACCCATATACACAGGAACCCATAGAGACCCCCCCCCGCCTATTCAGTTTTAAAGAATAGACTGCAACAGTCATCAATACCAGAAGTAAACAAATATGCCACCATATTAGAAGACAAGAGTGGAGGCAAGAGAGTGTGTTCAGCAGCTGCTTTATCAGTGATATAGATATTTTAAATGGGTTATTAGTGACAGTTTGTTATTTATATATGGTAGACTATGTTCAAACTCTGAACCCTGCTGAAAGACAATGGTATGATGAGAAACTGGCTGTGATTGATGGGTTTGACCCTTACAAAGACACTGGTGCTGAGTGGGAGCAGGAACAACTAAAATTAATAACATTTACACTTTTCAGAtacattacataataaaaataatcatttcagATGTGTAAACACACATCTTTGTTGGCCTTTCTTCATATCACTACCACTACACAAAGTAGACCTACAGTCACCTGTTGtggttcttgagtcacggttcacAGTACGGTTCAGACGCAGAGACCGGCTGTGCACCGAGCCccaaactgaactacagctgtagttcagtttgctgtgcatccatgtgtctccccctatttcacctcttctcctcccctccctcaatctctctctttctcttcttttaactctctctctttaactccagctggtcctgtcagtggtccatcctccaggagtcggggtctgctccaggtttctgcctgttaaaggacctttttccttccactgtcaccaagtgtttgctcctgcaggattctgttgggtttctgtggattggcttaagagtctgggtTCAACCAACTCTAAAGTgtctaaagtgtcatgagatcatTTGTGTTATGATTTgtcgctatatgaataaaatttgattgattgaatttgattTCTACTTGAAGAATGCGTGTACTTTTACTGTCTCCGCTGTTTACATGTTGAAGTGTCTGATAAACAGTATTACTCAGCAGATCAACCTCAAACTATAAAATGGATTTTCCATGAGGACGGTGGTTTCCAAACTTTGTCAACTCAACACCCAAAAGAGAAATCTGGTGTTTCATCAGGATGtatcagttgtttgtttacctgcttgactagtttcagctacttcctgtagcctttttcttctgacaaaggctacaggaagaagctgaaactagtcaagcaggtaaacaaacaacgcCTGTGTTTATAAATGGATTATCTACAATAAagattcacatttttattgactCCTCCGCTGACCAAACTGTCcctaaaagttttttttctttctatgcaACTTTTAAATTGTTTCAACCTTGTTTTCTTTcgtgtcttttttttaaaaatcttattaCATCTTTTACACCTTTTTCATCATTTATGCCTTATTGTATCTTTTGCCTCATTTAAATCTTGTCGTGTCTTTCACAGGTTACGCTCCTCTTCAGCTTTCAGTACAGTTTTGGAGAGATCAATAATTTTAAATTCTTTCAGAGATCACTCTTCTCCTTTGATTTGATAAGGAAAATGAATTAATTCATCATAAAATTGCTAAAAATAGGTTCCTTCTACCAGTTAGTGAAATAAGTTCGGTAAAATAAGTTCAGAAACCATTTTGAATGTTGACTCTAAGTTTTGGAAACACTGCAGTAGGGTGTTGTTCATCTGCATTGACTGTCTGACAAGATATGATCAGAAAACACATCTCGAAGTGGGCAGATTtggtttaaataaataataaataaagacagtCAACGCGACCTCTGATCCGTTTACCCTCTTGTTGGACTGAACACATAACAGCTACACTCTTTTACAGTGACAAATGtttttcccagtgtaaactcagactgaGACACACCTGGTTTTGAGTTGTTACACATAACACTACTCATATTACTAGTCTGGTAAGGTTATATCAGTGACATGAATCTGTCCAGTAGCACTAATGTATAAGTACAAGTATGAAGTAGTATCAGTCATATGCATATGGAATCAAATCTGTACAGAATCAGTTAAGTGTTAAGTATGTTTCTTACCTGATTATGACTGAAGAAAAGCAGGTGATTCACAGGTTAACTTCACAGTGCGCAGTGGTTCTGTTTGGGAGTAAAGGAGGAAGCTGCCTGTTCCCAGAAGTACCTCCCCTAAGCAgagtaaaaggaaaaaagaaaaaaaaatgaagtggttACTGCACAGTACTGTGGGAAAACTTTTTCagttgtctgttaccacagagccaatcagtgcccttgtTGTATCATGTGTAGGGCTGGGCATCATGGGCGGTTTACTTAATTGATTCGATTTTGCACAGATTCAGATAAGCACATGCCGTGTGCTTATTAGATTACAGTAAAAGGCCAGGGTACCAGTTACCGGAAGCTGGTCTGTacctattcacactttcagtttcagcatggaGGAAACCAACATGAAACATGGcgactgttttgcctcatatgacGAATTCGCACAGGTTTTTGATGaaaataaatcagccactgggacaacgatCCAGAATTTGGATCATTTGTTTGGTTCTGTGGCAACAgacattttgtgccacagtacagtggcagtagccactgccaaaaaaaaaaaaaaaaaaaaacctctgctgAGCAGACGATTGTACTGTATATCCCTGAGCTTGTTGATCCATATCTActgaaaaccgaaagtgaaactttacgttTCGAATGTCCGACTCGGCTTCTGTACATCTGTTATACCATCTGTGTTTACCTtcccttatcggtgccccagtatcagaataaagtgtttgttttgttttgtttgcagcAGTGCTGTGAATTCAGCAGTGGCACAGCGTAGCTGCTGAATGTAGGGAAACCCTACACATAGGTTCTGCTTGCAGCCACCCTGCTTACCAAGTGTCTGTATTCTTCACATAGGCTtcatgtattcatttggtacacctccatattgtattgaaggtCCTGTACTGAAAGggttcggtacaaacgagtgtACCTAATGTTACGAGTCACTGTATTTGTTTCTCAAATAATTTATTATCTGGTCAATTCGATGACCCACCCGCACACGGGCTAACATACTATGAACGAACATGCATAACAGCTGTAGAGAATATCTGAAAAATCCATACTAAAAATAAGTAGAATTAAGTTAGCCAAACTTAGCTGAATCTTACCTGtccaggagaaaatgagcaacttcggcttcaaattcttctccctttcagccgtctccatctttcaaaatcatctccttgttttttttctcactttgtgtgtgtgtgtgcatggaattccaattcccacaatgcacttcgcaacaaaatttctgaaaaggcccgagtgacatatCAGTTTGGTGTgaaaacaaacggactgcttgtgatggagtgtCACTTGCCCTCTGTCACTCGTTTTTTTTGGAATTCCATGCAACCGCATTATGGCCGCagtggcaacaaacacggaaacggcttcattgcttcgttactgcggctgcgtggaattccgaaaaaacCTGAGTGACGGTTTCATTTAGgttttggtttgggtttggtATGTATACAAATGGATTGTTGGTGGTGGAGTAGACtctgaagttgttcaccgtgaagggagtgattcaggtgcataatcacagaaagactgatggattcgtgatactttggctatcacttgggttttacaaatatgatgaaaaattggtgacgaacgtcATATCGAGCTTTGAGGAATACATTACAGACACACTGACTTCATGAGGACTTTGTTTCTAAACTGTTAAAAGTCAGGAGGATTTGTGAGAGGAATTCAGTTTGTAGAGCAgcaacactgtaaaaacaaacctttagaatctactcaataaaagtgaGATAACAATTTGCACTCAGtttggttgagtagattttaccccatattttgagtaaaatgtaactacatttaccagctataacacactgaaagaaATTAGGTAAAACCCACCTAACATACCTGCatgaagttggccccccacccaagGGAAATCTGTGGATAAATAGTCTCATtcgtttgtgctgttaaaatttttgtttgtgctgttatggttatTGAATGATTATCAGTTCTTTTATAGGTCTTTCTGAGGTCAGTCCCCCATTTGCTCAAAATTTAACTGAAATGGTTGcgtttgtttgtgtctttcccCTCAAATCTAAAATAGTCTTTCTCTTGTTTGTTCAACAGCTCTTGGACCGAGTCTTCCATTTTGGGTCCAAAATTCTAACTATACGTCACACTCATGaccatttatttttgttcttttaacaTGTGACAGATATTTACTATCACAGTGAATATCTTGTGTCTAACTTGAACACAGATGTTCTGTCTGATTCACAATAAGAGTTCACCTGATACCCAGTGGAAGTCATACGGAAAATTCATCTCAGTTTGTTAAATGTCCTCATATGTCCTGTCGATGACCTGTTAACTGGACAGTAAGAGAAGCCACAGTCATCCTCAAACTCCAGGTTTACatatacattacaaatacattgacCTTTAAATCAAACATATCAGACATAACTGCAAGGTGGTCATActagtacatttttatttatgtacttcTCTTCACTTCTTTTCACTTTCTTTCAGCATAATGTCGATCATACACTACAAGTATTATTTCTTAAACTCATTAAATTTCTATCTTTCAGAATACCTTGATTATGatccagtttaaggtcatttaaCAAATACAGTCAAGGGTTACGATGAGGTCCATTTTAACAACAAACTCACTGAATTCTAGACAGACATTAACATAAATGTTATGATAACTGGAATGAGATTGAATGAACATGAACAGAAAGTGAAAGCAAGCAGCATATGTGAAAAATTAAAATCTGTTCACTAGAATATCATTAAGTGAAGAGAATCCTTTCAGTAAATGACCCAGAAGTCTTGCAGACACAGTAGAAACACCCAGGATTACAGTTCATGGTGTATGACCATGTAAAACAGGTGCTGACTTAGACTGTAGCGTTAGTGGTGGCGTCCTCCAAGAGCTCTTTGTAGTGTTCTGGGACTTCAGAGCTCTGAAAGAAAGTAGTGAAGCATGGAAATATTTTAGgagctttatttattcattttctcggAAAAAGTCAGAAGACAAGATTGAAGAAACGGTTGTAGGTggatgaaactgggttcattttgcttcttggcactttgccagctttttagacccaataataaagagaaatttagacatatttccttccaggatgtatctaatgatgagctctgataaatgcaaaaaaattatactcttgttctAAGCCATCCCAAAACTAACgaattttcaataaaatattggggccaaaaataggaccaaaattaggacaggaaaagctacctagatgtcagtgcatttgatctggctTGAAATGGTTtcatataccgctataaataaagacactgtgttaaatttgatgattctaGTGGCTTTTCCAAtctagacatgcaggtttttcatgaatctgcagtctcattccaggttttgcgtgtaacccatcgtgtccacatgTTACGTGCAgagcctgcccatttaaacacaaaaaaatcatgaGGGATTTTGAAACAGTGGCTATTTTTGTGAAATGCTCTtctttgaataattagttcaattcccaaaatgtacctgtggaaGAATAAAGCGATTTttccaaaaaatagtagcacgtatttttcatgttctttttattgttatatttttttgtataaaaaataattttaaaaaatgtggtgtatctgaaaaatagtttttcctttatctcagtaaatatctaTTTGTAAAATAGACCCAGAGTGCTTTCAAActggcttcataacattagtctgcatctggtttgaatttttagcccacatgtcctgtttttggggaccagtttcatagaagcacccagatgtgcATCAGGGAAATAATTAGGAATTCATGTCTAATGACACTTTTTCAGTTGCACATTATCAACTATACTCACCTCTacaactgacagacagacagacaggtagacacagaaacacagacggCTGGACTCTTTACCTTGTTTTGTTCCTTTCCTCTCTTTCTCAGAGCTTTGATGCCCAAGACGACAGAGCTGATGGTGATGCAAAGCTCCAGAACTGACAGGATGATCAGCACAATACAGATGCTTTTCATAAGTATCTAGTCAAACACAAATACCAGAATCAACTTTAAAACCTTTGCATACATTGACTTTATCAGTTAGTGCATCATTTGTGGTTTCCATCAAGTCATGAAGACATTTCTGATTGGTTTGTGTTTACAGATGCAACTCACTGTATCTTAATTTAGAAAAACCAAAAAGAAGAAATTGTGCAAGATTCtagaaatatttaaaatttttcaaTAAATACCTGTAGAATAGTTTTCCACACATCAGGAATGCACCTAGTTTGGAAAGGTGAGTTTTGGTTTCCTTACCATAATCAGATGTTGGCCTTCCTCACATTTCTTAATCATGATCTGTAGCTCAGGGGATTCAGTGGCCGTCGTCCTGTAACGACTGCTGTATCCCCAGTAACGATTTGTCTCACATGATGAGTAGTAATACCACCATGATCTGTCAaggaaaatactgtagaatacaaTGGCTGTAAT from Sphaeramia orbicularis chromosome 16, fSphaOr1.1, whole genome shotgun sequence includes these protein-coding regions:
- the LOC115435642 gene encoding uncharacterized protein LOC115435642, translating into MSVTMAKADGVTVFTLTSDPNSACPPLCQMFKGLCYSPVCCSVSQPLRRLQGTSQSVLGALQIMIGILNIGFGTILWGPVFPFWLGSLFIFFGIMCILSEKFPSPCLVIFNVILNLIGIAFSITAIVFYSIFLDRSWWYYYSSCETNRYWGYSSRYRTTATESPELQIMIKKCEEGQHLIMILMKSICIVLIILSVLELCITISSVVLGIKALRKRGKEQNKSSEVPEHYKELLEDATTNATV
- the LOC115435641 gene encoding uncharacterized protein LOC115435641, with the protein product MSVTMAKADGVTVFTLTSDPNSACPPLCQMFKGLCYSPVCCSVSQPLRRLQGTSQSVLGALQIMIGILNIGFGTILWGPVFPFWLGSLFIFFGIMCILSEKFPSPCLVIFNVILNLIGIAFSITAIVFYSIFLDRSWWYYYSSCETNRYWGYSSRYRMTATESPELQIMIKKCEEGQHLIMMLRKSICIVLIILSVLELCITISSVVLGIKALRKRGKEQNKSSEVPEHYKELLEDATTNATV